In the Drosophila biarmipes strain raj3 chromosome X, RU_DBia_V1.1, whole genome shotgun sequence genome, one interval contains:
- the LOC108033053 gene encoding N-acetylneuraminate 9-O-acetyltransferase — translation MELRELRGGNGGSGGGGGGGGGGGAPAPGTSGAAGSVSGSGNGATASPELGGICIGGAAGGQRMPTKADIFMEQLNATNAKKVALLLVLGFIVYHGLLNWNYGSDSCQWLLSKGRFKGDNEWQPYGCMVHKYSLTDTRRCLRYLAFFDNKNNFVFIGDESVRLLYERFVEQLRLPLAADEVADEEDNNGSVTDGSARFEDKKLHMLAQYIRAEEVSPALVEQLYRLEAEKQLSSVYVVGFTYAGLLAGNTTDDVLRQYAANLTLLVAPFHRLVAQTSRVLWKLADRVDEEKLPPSWKLLQNEHIDRLNYVARGVFRYTEASVWESAWHIANGLLDNAIDGHQLCAHGQRLEVQLLWNMYCNDYMNYNDGTCCSSSEPHTTLQIVAYALFGVCMTLVCGMCLRRWLLHLRGQTLYVPLQQHQQQAHEGGRAGAPSNALSALITDYGTPMVALSLLGLILAYFYLCDRTNFFMKENKYYSEFSFWIPVGYVFALGLFFTEDSRFTKVLNRDQTDELRGWILLVVLIYYMTGAQRVLPIHMHIKLLISGYFFLTGYTHFTHLWQTGGSGSLFVRFFQAMFRANFLSVLLCFCMNRPYQFYYFVPLLSFWLCVVYFVLALPPRISSASVDANPLHYLYLVCKCIGCLGGITVLFMSEVFFERIFVTRPWKALFVTTDDDLHEWWHQWKLDRYTVAFGMIYAACFHIAQKYNVFDDNNHGNLFSRRTSISVTLLALLGVGVYTSFSFLCRNVQNCEEIHSYILFIPIVGYVVLRNISGILRTRYSAFFAWFGRISLELFVCQYHIWLAADRHGVLVLLPGFPTLNMIITSFIFVCASHEVHRLTQILLPYAVPSDWRLVMRNFVIFLIVLIPVARSDGMF, via the exons ATGGAGCTTCGCGAATTGCGCGGCGGCAATGGTGGAAGCGgcgggggcggcggcggcggcggcggaggaggagcaccTGCGCCGGGAACATCTGGAGCGGCGGGAAGCGTAAGTGGAAGCGGCAACGGAGCCACCGCGAGTCCCGAGCTCGGTGGCATTTGCATTGGCGGCGCCGCCGGAGGACAGCGAATGCCCACCAAGGCGGACATATTCATGGAGCAACTGAACGCCACCAATGCCAAGAAGGTGGCCCTGCTCCTGGTGCTCGGATTCATCGTCTACCACGGCCTGCTCAACTGGAACTACG GCAGCGACTCCTGCCAGTGGCTGCTGTCCAAGGGCCGCTTCAAGGGCGACAACGAGTGGCAGCCGTACGGCTGCATGGTGCACAAGTACTCCCTCAC TGACACAAGGCGCTGTTTGCGCTACCTCGCCTTCTTCGACAACAAGAACAACTTTGTGTTCATCGGCGATGAGAGTGTGCGGCTGCTCTACGAGCGGTTTGTGGAGCAACTGCGTCTGCCGCTGGCCGCCGATGAGGTGGCCGACGAGGAGGACAACAACGGCTCGGTGACCGATGGCTCGGCCCGCTTCGAGGACAAGAAGCTGCACATGCTGGCCCAGTACATACGGGCGGAGGAGGTGAGTCCGGCGCTGGTGGAGCAGCTGTACCGCCTCGAGGCCGAGAAGCAGCTGTCCTCCGTCTATGTGGTGGGCTTCACCTATGCCGGCCTGCTCGCTGGCAACACCACAGACGATGTGCTGCGGCAATATGCCGCCAATCTCACCCTGCTGGTGGCCCCATTTCATCGCCTGGTGGCGCAAACATCCAGAGTCCTCTGGAAGCTGGCCGACCGCGTGGACGAGGAGAAATTGCCGCCGAGTTGGAAGCTGCTGCAGAACGAGCACATCGATCGCCTGAACTACGTGGCCAGAGGCGTGTTCCGCTACACGGAGGCCAGCGTCTGGGAGTCCGCCTGGCACATAGCCAACGGCCTGCTGGACAACGCCATCGATGGCCACCAGCTGTGCGCCCATGGCCAGCGCCTGGAGGTCCAGCTGCTGTGGAACATGTACTGCAATGACTATATGAACTACAACGATGGCacctgctgcagcagctccgAGCCGCACACCACGCTTCAGATTGTGGCCTACGCCCTGTTCGGCGTCTGCATGACCCTCGTGTGCGGCATGTGCCTGCGCAGATGGCTGCTCCACCTGCGTGGTCAGACCTTGTATGTGCCCttgcagcagcatcagcagcaagCGCACGAAGGAGGACGAGCCGGAGCACCTAGTAATGCCTTATCCGCGCTGATAACCGACTATGGCACTCCCATGGTGGCTCTGTCACTGCTGGGCCTGATTCTGGCCTATTTCTACCTCTGCGATCGCACCAACTTCTTCATGAAGGAGAACAAATACTACTCGGAGTTTAGCTTTTGGATACCCGTGGGCTATGTCTTCGCCCTGGGGCTGTTCTTCACGGAGGATTCGCGGTTCACCAAGGTGCTGAATCGCGATCAAACCGATGAGCTGCGTGGCTGGAtactgctggtggtgctgatATACTATATGACGGGGGCACAGCGCGTGCTGCCCATTCACATGCACATCAAGCTGCTGATCTCCGGCTACTTCTTCCTCACCGGCTACACACACTTCACGCACCTGTGGCAGACCGGCGGCAGTGGCTCGCTGTTCGTGCGCTTCTTTCAGGCCATGTTCCGTGCCAACTTTCTCAGCGTGCTGCTGTGCTTCTGCATGAACCGGCCGTATCAGTTCTACTACTTTGTGCCGCTGCTCTCCTTCTGGCTGTGCGTTGTCTACTTTGTGCTCGCCCTGCCGCCACGGATTTCATCCGCCTCGGTGGACGCCAATCCGCTGCACTACCTCTATTTGGTGTGCAAATGCATTGGCTGTCTGGGCGGCATCACGGTGCTCTTCATGTCGGAGGTGTTCTTCGAACGGATCTTCGTGACGCGACCGTGGAAGGCGCTGTTCGTAACCACGGACGATGACCTGCACGAGTGGTGGCACCAGTGGAAGCTGGACCGGTACACGGTGGCCTTTGGCATGATCTACGCGGCCTGCTTTCACATTGCACAGAAGTACAATGTGTTCGATGACAACAACCACGGGAATCTGTTCTCGCGACGCACCTCCATATCGGTCACATTGCTAGCCCTGCTGGGTGTCGGGGTGTACACCTCGTTCTCGTTCCTCTGCCGCAACGTGCAGAACTGCGAGGAGATCCACTCGTACATCCTATTCATCCCCATTGTGGGCTATGTGGTCCTGCGCAACATCTCGGGCATCCTGCGCACCCGCTACTCGGCCTTCTTCGCCTGGTTTGGCCGCATCTCGCTGGAGCTGTTCGTCTGCCAGTATCACATTTGGCTGGCCGCCGACCGACATGgtgtgctggtgctgctgcccGGCTTTCCCACGCTCAACATGATCATCACGTCGTTCATCTTTGTGTGCGCCTCGCACGAGGTGCATCGGCTCACCCAGATCCTGCTGCCGTATGCGGTGCCCAGCGACTGGCGGCTGGTCATGCGCAACTTCGTCATCTTTCTCATCGTGCTCATACCCGTCGCCCGGTCGGACGGCATGTTCTGA
- the LOC108033054 gene encoding vesicle-associated membrane protein-associated protein B, producing the protein MSKHFDLPLTIDPEHELRFVGPFNRPVVTIMTLRNNSSLPLVFKIKTTAPKRYCVRPNIGKIMPFRTTQVEICLQPFIYDQQEKNKHKFMVQSVLAPVDADLNDLNKLWKELEPEQLMDAKLKCVFEMPSSEANAESTSGGGASGVGSGSAGGGSVGANTSSASAEALENKPQLSGEDKLVVPQMQPPIPADTAEYVESLTGEINSLRETNRELRKEVLQLKDQITRYRSSPAVKQVNEPYAPVLAEKQIPVFYIAIAIAAAIFSLLLGKFFL; encoded by the exons ATGAGCAAACACTTTGATCTTCCGTTGACCATTGACCCAGAGCATGAGTTGCGTTTCGTGG gTCCCTTCAACCGCCCCGTCGTCACAATCATGACTCTGCGCAACAACTCATCTCTGCCCCTGGTCTTCAAGATCAAGACAACCGCCCCGAAGCGCTACTGCGTACGTCCAAACATCGGCAAGATTATGCCCTTTCGAACGACTCAGGTGGAGA TCTGCCTGCAGCCATTCATCTATGATCAGCAGGAGAAGAACAAGCACAAGTTCATGGTGCAGAGCGTCCTGGCACCCGTGGATGCTGATCTGAACGATTTGAATAAGTTG TGGAAGGAGCTGGAGCCGGAGCAGCTGATGGACGCCAAGCTGAAGTGCGTGTTCGAGATGCCCAGCTCCGAGGCGAACGCGGAGAGCACCAGCGGCGGCGGGGCCAGCGGCGTCGGAAGCGGAAGTGCCGGCGGCGGAAGTGTGGGCGCCAACACTAGCTCAGCCAGTGCCGAGGCGCTCGAGAACAAGCCGCAGCTCTCCGGCGAGGATAAGTTGGTGGTTCCCCAAATGCAGCCCCCAATTCCGGCCGATACAGCAGAGTACGTGGAGTCGCTGACCGGAGAGATCAACTCACTGCGTGAGACAAACAGAGAACTGCGCAAAGAAGTTCTGCAGTTGAAG GATCAAATCACACGCTACCGCAGCTCGCCGGCCGTCAAGCAGGTGAACGAGCCCTATGCCCCAGTTCTGGCTGAGAAGCAGATTCCGGTCTTTTACATTGCAATTGCCATTGCTGCGGCCATCTTCAGCCTCCTGCTGGGCAAATTTTTTCTCTGA